A segment of the Candidatus Babeliales bacterium genome:
TCGCTTACCATCACGCGAATCTGATACCATATTACTATCTTTATCAAAAGAGTGACTAATGTTAAAAAAAAACAGTCATGAAAATGAAACATGTAAAACAACTATCTGATTAACAACTTCATAGAGTAGTAGATGTAAGGCGAAAAATATTCAATGTAATGCTTAATGCATTAGAAAAAAGCTCAAATAAGCTGTTGACAAAAATTTAGCCTCTCCATTAATCTATTAGTAAAAATAATAATGGGAGGCTATAAGATGCATATCAAAAAGATATATTATATTGGCTTGTTGATTTTCTGTCTTACTCAATCCTTTCTCAATGCAGCTAGTTGGCGTGTTTTGTTTTACATGGATTCTAGCGATAATTTAAGTGACATGGCATTCAAAAGCATCACTGAAATGATGGATGCACAATTGGATCATACTGTTGAATGTTTTATTCAATTGCATGCATATCACAATATAGCTCTGCGATACAAAATAAAAAACAATAATTTACAATTTTTAGAACGCATTTCTTTAAGCGGTGATAGCAAACAAGATTTTATTAATGCTGCGACCTGGGGGTTTAATAATAATAACGCTGATCATACAATGCTGATTTTATCAAATCACGGGTGGGGCATTTTAGATCCTCGATGGAATGAGGCTGCGCAAAAATGGGTGATTGATCATGATGTTACAGCAAATTGTTGCGCAATAAAACGTTCACGATTAATGGACCACCAACACAATCATCGTGGATTTATGTTCAATGAAGGATCTCATACATATCTGACCAATAGCAATCTTGTTGCAGGCCTATATCACATCAAAAATCAACTATTACATAGCAATATTGATATTGTAGCTTTTGACACCTGCATGGGAGCCATGATGGAAGTTGGTTACCAAATAGCACCTTTTGCAAACTTTATGGTTGGATGCCAAAGTTGTGCCCTCAAAGATGGTTTTGATTACACAGGAATTATGCAATCACTAAAAAATGAATTTAATGATCCACGCACTGTCGCAATTGGCATGGTAAAAGCATTTGATGCCTATTACAATGTACATGATGATAAAGGCATTTACACTAATTCTGTGTTTGATTTGAGCCTTATTCATGAAGTATGTACCGCAATGGACATTACCATTACATCTCTTTTGAACATACCAAACGCACTAGAAATTTTAGAAAATGCACGTAACCACACACCACGTCTTTGTATGTGGCCAATGTATACCGATATGATCGAATTTTTCTTGCTATGTC
Coding sequences within it:
- a CDS encoding clostripain-related cysteine peptidase codes for the protein MHIKKIYYIGLLIFCLTQSFLNAASWRVLFYMDSSDNLSDMAFKSITEMMDAQLDHTVECFIQLHAYHNIALRYKIKNNNLQFLERISLSGDSKQDFINAATWGFNNNNADHTMLILSNHGWGILDPRWNEAAQKWVIDHDVTANCCAIKRSRLMDHQHNHRGFMFNEGSHTYLTNSNLVAGLYHIKNQLLHSNIDIVAFDTCMGAMMEVGYQIAPFANFMVGCQSCALKDGFDYTGIMQSLKNEFNDPRTVAIGMVKAFDAYYNVHDDKGIYTNSVFDLSLIHEVCTAMDITITSLLNIPNALEILENARNHTPRLCMWPMYTDMIEFFLLCQKHMPNNTEFNAALFQLQDLHNRMIIAYCCGFDVKNFVHGSAIYCPFIHIEKSYHDTIFAQSCQWMNVLRLICEGCTQSCNMQEWSVGNN